One genomic segment of Plasmodium cynomolgi strain B DNA, chromosome 14, whole genome shotgun sequence includes these proteins:
- a CDS encoding hypothetical protein (putative), which translates to MFDKFKNIVNLNNSGAEKDEAKKAEANENPEASAPVQGDPSLEGAEEKTFFDEMLGAPQYTYEQFLKVLKSPQEERGDTDDLKKHWGYPRRWKVILWDLHIQNYMSSDFNAFVDFDFGGNREECRIQVKRLQHENLRKGEDEKLPADPCGVQRCSGAKKKHEF; encoded by the exons ATGTTCGACAAATTCAAAAACATCGTCAACCTGAACAACAGCGGCGCGGAAAAGGATGAAGCGAAGAAGGCAGAGGCGAACGAAAACCCAGAGGCGAGCGCGCCAGTACAGGGGGATCCCTCTCTAGAAGGAGCAGAGGAAAAAACGTTCTTCGATGAAATGCTAGGAGCGCCACAGTACACATATGAGCAATTCCTCAAGGTGTTAAAAAGTCCGCAAGAGGAAAGAGGAGATACGGATGACTTGAAAAAGCATTGGGGGTACCCCAGGAGGTGGAAAGTCATTCTGTGGGATTTGCATATCCAGAATTATATGAGCAGCGATTTTAATGCGTTTGTCGATTTCGACTTTGGAGGCAACCGAGAGGAGTGTCGCATACAGGTGA AGAGGCTCCAGCATGAAAATCTacgcaaaggggaagacgaAAAACTGCCTGCGGACCCATGTGGTGTCCAACGTTGCAgcggagcaaaaaaaaaacatgaatttTAG
- a CDS encoding glucose inhibited division protein A homologue (putative) yields MLSEKCNCKELDKNYDVIVIGGGHSGCEASHISAKLRAKTLLITQCKDSIGEMSCNPSIGGIGKGILVKEIDALGGLMGKVIDKSGIHFKILNVRKGLAVRGHRAQADRDLYNYHMKEHMHHTKNLHILESTVQSLLIEKCRSGSPLSGRRVYGVKNKCACEFYANSVVLTTGTFLGGVCHIGKEKYHGGRVKRISRRMQWEGGAQSGGSSPRGGNSLRGENSPRGEDPTGVNPPHEGSTDKWAPPPSDGIAHTSHENLEKLNSAIFDQLVESSTQSISNQLRENQFEIKRMKTGTPPRLHISSIDFTSLEREDSETENPFYFSFLNSNKVNRNKTLPCYKTYTNERTHELVRTHLNELPDFDCYDKLGNGPRYCPSIAKKVTKFAEKNKHIIWLEPEGFHDVLIYPNGLSSAFPINTQKEIVNSIKGLENAKIVFPAYDVEYYYVNPNCLNYTLETKNVKGLFLAGQICGTTGYEEAACQGIIAGINAALAARTTDGDTKQQFILKRRESYIGVLIHDLINKGITEPYRMFTSRAEYRLYLRPDNCDMRLTPMAHNLGIVSDERMYILRQKYASVNRLICLFKKLQLSGTREGEITSPPSDSSSKDGEYLFVKNSVEAFQPDGKKNIHLEFTSRKGNINTLYTIFRSGVEYPLHILLSKLQEEVHNWNELQSSVLPEQNNLAIYMDKMQHCGLSLDQSDDLLLNCATLETACAEVKYSPYLTKQIREVDKIRDSFDLAIPPDVTYDRLNFPYLSNEEIEKLNKFRPRTLHDANRIEGVTMSAIYYLYYYIKGEKNRVKR; encoded by the exons ATGCTCAGCGAAAAATGTAACTGCAAAGAGTTAGACAAGAACTATGACGTTATAGTCATAGGGGGGGGACACAGCGGATGTGAGGCCAGCCACATAAGTGCAAAATTGAGAGCGAAGACTTTGCTAATAACTCAATGTAAAGATAGTATCGGAGAAATGTCCTGTAATCCATCCATTGGAGGAATCGGTAAAGGTATTCTGGTCAAAGAAATCGATGCGTTAGGTGGACTCATGGGAAAAGTCATAGATAAAAGTGgcatacattttaaaatattgaaTGTAAGAAAGGGCCTGGCTGTTAGGGGACACAGGGCACAAGCGGATAGAGATCTGTACAACTATCACATGAAGGAGCACATGCATCACAcgaaaaatttgcatatcTTAGAGAGCACAGTGCAGTCCCTGTTAATTGAAAAGTGCAGAAGTGGTTCCCCCCTCAGCGGAAGGCGCGTCTACGGAGTGAAAAACAAATGCGCGTGTGAGTTCTACGCGAACAGTGTAGTCCTCACCACGGGGACGTTTCTGGGAGGTGTGTGTCACATAGGGAAGGAGAAGTACCACGGGGGGAGGGTCAAGCGGATTTCCAGGCGGATGCAGTGGGAGGGGGGGGCACAAAGTGGGGGAAGCTcgccaagggggggaaactcTCTTAGGGGGGAAAACTCCCCTAGGGGGGAAGACCCCACTGGGGTGAACCCCCCACACGAAGGCTCGACAGACAAATGGGCCCCCCCCCCTAGCGACGGAATAGCCCACACCAGCCATGAAAACCTAGAAAAACTTAACAGCGCCATTTTTGACCAACTAGTAGAATCATCCACGCAAAGCATTTCGAACCAGTTGAGGGAGAACCAGTTTGAgataaaaaggatgaaaacaGGAACGCCCCCGAGGTTACACATCAGCAGCATTGACTTTACCTCTCTTGAAAGGGAAGATAGTGAAACAGAAaatccattttatttctcctttttaaacaGTAACAAGGTTAATAGGAACAAAACGTTACCATGCTATAAAACGTACACGAATGAAAGAACCCACGAATTGGTTAGAACCCATTTGAACGAGCTACCCGATTTCGACTGTTACGATAAACTGGGGAATGGACCAAGATACTGCCCCTCTATAGCAAAGAAGGTAACAAAATTtgcagagaaaaataaacacataaTATGGTTAGAGCCCGAAGGATTTCACGATGTACTCATCTACCCAAATGGCTTAAGTTCTGCCTTCCCCATAAATACACAGAAAGAGATCGTAAACTCCATCAAAGGGttagaaaatgcaaaaattgtcTTCCCTGCCTATGATGTGGAATATTACTATGTGAACCCTAACTGTTTGAATTATACCTTAGAGACGAAGAACGTCAAGGGGCTCTTTCTCGCTGGACAGATTTGTGGAACAACCGGATATGAGGAAGCAGCCTGTCAGGGAATTATCGCAGGGATTAATGCAGCATTAGCTGCCCGTACTACAGATGGAGACACAAAGCAGCAgttcattttgaaaagaagggaaagcTATATAGGGGTTCTCATACACGATTTGATAAACAAAGGCATAACGGAGCCTTATAGAATGTTCACTTCCAGGGCAGAGTACCGACTCTATCTCAGACCGGACAATTGCGACATGAGACTTACCCCCATGGCGCACAACTTGGGGATCGTATCCGATGAGAGGATGTATATACTAAGGCAGAAATATGCCTCTGTCAATAGACTCATTTGTCTTTTTAAGAAGCTACAGTTGAGTGGTACCCGAGAAGGGGAGATAACTTCCCCCCCAAGTGATTCATCTAGTAAAGATGGAGAGTATTTGTTTGTAAAGAATTCCGTTGAGGCATTCCAACCTGATGGTAAAAAGAATATCCATCTCGAATTCACCTCTCGCAAGGGAAACATAAACACGTTATATACAATTTTCAGAAGCGGAGTTGAATACCCTCTGCATATTTTGCTGAGCAAACTACAGGAGGAGGTTCACAACTGGAATGAGTTACAGAGCTCAgttttacctgaacaaaaCAATCTAGCCATTTATATGGATAAAATGCAACACTGCGGATTGTCTCTTGACCAAAGTGACGACCTGCTTCTGAACTGTGCCACCTTGGAAACTGCCTGTGCTGAGGTTAAATACTCTCCCTACTTGACGAAACAGATCAGGGAGGTAGATAAAATTAGGGACAGCTTCGACTTGGCCATCCCGCCCGATGTCACCTACGACAG GCTTAACTTCCCCTACTTGTCTAacgaagaaattgaaaaactGAACAAATTCAGGCCGCGCACATTGCACGATGCCAACCGAATTGAAGGCGTGACCATGAGCGCCATTTATTATTTGTATTACTACATAAAAGGCGAGAAGAATAGGGTTAAAAGATAG